The sequence GCGCCAGTCCCCGGTTGAAGAACAGCAGGTTCGGCGCAGGTACGGTGGCAGGTTGCCATGGTGCGGAGCAGCCCGGAAGATCCCGGGCGTAGGTGTTCTCGAACTGGAACAGGACGGTCATGGCAGACAGTCTGGCGCCTTTCCAGACACGGACTGCATCCTGGCCACAGTTCGCCGCGGCTCAGACCGGAGGACAGGACGGTGCCGCCTCGGGAGATGGACGTGGCGGCGCGCTCTGAATGAGGGGCGGAGGAGGGCCGACTCACGCCCACTTCCGATGACTGGCCTGGGCCGAGTCTCTACTCGAAACTATCCAAACTTTGGGGCCAGCCCAACAGTGGCTCTTCCGTCACCCTGACGCGAACAACTGGCCACAGGCGTGTCGAGGGAACTCATCAACACGCCTGACAAGCGCGATCAACACCACCTTGTCGCCACTCACGGCGTGGACATCGGGGCGGCCTTCAGTCAGGCCTCGGCCAGTCGCACGTGCTGCAGGGCGTCCAGCAGCCCTATGGCGAACTCGTCCAGGGTGTGCTCGACCTTGGCCCGCGTGGCCTCCCGGGTGACCTGCGCGGATTCCAGGCGGCCCAGGATCAGCGCGAGGCGCAGCAGGGCGTACTCACTGACTGACAGGCGTTCGCGCAGCAGGAACTGTAGGGTCTTCATGGCCGCTTCGACCCGTTCTTCCAGACTGCCGTCCTCACTGGCGACTTCTTCCAGCGTGGGCATGTAGGTCGGCGCGGCCGGTTCCCTGCGGGCGACGGCCGGCGCAGCGTCAGGCGTGTCCGGGTACTTGCCGTGCTCGTCGCGGATGACGTCCACGAGCAGTGCCGAGCGGCTGCGGGCCCTGTATCCGCCGGCCAGGAGCGCCTCGAACTTTCGCAGGCGCGCTTCGACCCGCGTCTCCCCGAAATCCGTGATCAGCTTCTGCGCGACCGGGACGGACACCCGGTAGGTCCTGAGTGACTCCAGCAGGGGAGAGGAGACGTCCACGTTCAGGGGCACGAACTGGTACGTGATGGTCTGGGTTCGCCCCCGGCCCTCATAGGTGACGTCCTGGAGGTAGCCGCGGTGCATGAGTTCCTCGTGCGCGCCCTGAAGGGTGGCGCGGATCTTGTTGCTGCGTCGGTCCACGATCTTGCAGGCTTCCGCCCATTCGATGATGTTCACGGTGAACGATCCCTGCACGGTGCCCGGCGCGACCGGATCGTACCGCCGGGCGTCGAGCAGGCGGTACACAGCGCGGGTCTGGGGCCGCTCCAGGCTGGTGAGGAACTCCAGGTCGAGTGGTTTGGTGTACTGCGCGCGGATGGACCTCACGATCGGTTCGGCCAGTCGGATTTTCAGGACGCTGCCGCTGGACAGTTCGGTGGCTTCATCGTCGCTCGTGAATTCCAGTTCGGAGAGGTAGTTGAACGTGGCGGTGGTCCAGTGACCGCGCCCGTGATCGCGCCAGGCTTCCGAGGCCGTGTAGGTGGTGGTGCGCAGGCGGAACAGGGTCTGCAGGAGGCTCTGGTAGTACCGTCCGGACGTGTCGAGTCCGGCGCGCCGCAGAATCTGGTAGGCCGTGGTGCGGACGGTTCCGTCAGCGGCCGTGCCGGCCTCGGCGTACAGGTCGATGATGGCCGTGGCGATGTCGCCGTCCAGGCCGTGCGGTACGCCCCCGTACTTGGGGACGGCGTCGCAGGTCAGGCGGGCGGGGCGTCCGTCCACGTGAAACTCGACGGTCCAGCTGCTGTACGTGTCGGGAATGCGTTCCTGCACGCTGATCAGGCCGAGACGGGCGACGTTGGCTTCCTCGAACCGGCTGAGATCGGACGCTGGCCTGGGCGTGACCCGGTGCTGGTCCGTGCGTGTCGGGGCTGCGCTTGTTGCTTTGCGTGCCACTCGTCCTCCTGTCTTGAGGACCGATGATACCCGCTTGGAGCGGCACGCACTGAACGCCAGCCGGCGTGGCCCTGCACGAGACAGCTGAACTATCGGACTACTCAGGCGATTGGAACTGCTCAGTCTGCCTGGCAGGGTATCGGACTACTCAGGCGATCCGCGTGGGGGACCTATCGGACAACTCAGGCGGTTGACGCGCCCAGGTCAGGAAAATTGCCGATCTGGACGTCATCCCTGCACATGAAACCAGATTGGAGTGAGGGTATCGGACTACTCAGGCGATTGAGCCCCTCAACTATCGGACTACTCAGGCGATCCGGCGATCTCACTGTCGGACTACTCAGGCGATCTGCCAGATATTAGTATCGGACTACTCAGGCGATTGAGCCCCTGAACTATCGGACTACTCGGGCGATCCGGCGAACTCACTGTCGGACTACTCAGGCGATTGAGCCCCTGAACTATCGGACTACTCAGGCGATTTGGCCCCCGAACTATCGGACTACTCAGGCGATTTGGAGCCGGAAACACCGTGCTGGACGCCAAACAATTTTCCGCTTGATGATGATCATTCAATCTTTTAAAAGATCTTTTTTCAAAAAGAAAAATCAACAATCAGAGAGGGACGAACGCGCTGGAGCCCTGGAGTCGGTGAAGCGAGCCCTCAACGAGATCATGGGGGCACTCCTGTTCCCCATGACTCCATTGCACCGGACCTTCCTCTGTCGCACTGCCCGGCTGCCCCGCGCCGGGAGGGACTCCCCCAGGGCCGCGCGACCCGCTTCGCTGAGATGATCGCCGTGGGCCCGTGTGTTCATCTCCGGAGCTCTTACGCTATTCAGGCTGGTCAGCCGCAGCCGCGCCCATCTCTGGCTTCGCAGGCCTTCGATCACGTCAGGTCAGTCGTCCGCGTGCTGGTCGCAGTGCTGAGGAACCTGGCGAAAGCGTCTGACGGACCTGTGGGCGTCCGCGGGACACACCGGCAGGCAGGCGGCGTGAGGACGACTCTCAGCTGCACCGTGAAGCTCGTGCACCAGGTCGGGTGGCCCCGGGTACCTGGGCACCCAGAGGAGGCAGCTCCACGGCCCGCAGAGGCTGCCGGAGAAGCTGTGATCTGGAAGCGGTGGAGCGTGACGGTACGTACGGATGGCGCTGAACGACGAAGCACAGGGCAGGCCTTCGGTCGAGGACCGGACTATGGTGTCCAGTACCCTTTGAGCGACGAGTCCCGGATGGTCAGAATCTTCCGGTCGTAATCGCGGGCACTGGACGCGTAGACATTGACCTCCACCATGTTCCACCCACGCCGCAGGTGAAGATCGAGATTGTACTGGCTGGAGCTGGTGTACCAGAACTCCGGCTGTTCCCTTGAACTCTCACAGGCGTCCCGGTACTTCAGGGTCACTGGCCGGTCGGCGTAGATCAGGACAGAAACGGCACTCTCGCTGTATTCAGCGATCGAGGTGCTGCCTGACGTGCGTTCTTCCAGCCAGTGGGTGAGTTCCACTGAGCGGATCTCGCCTTCCTTCCGGTACGTCGCGACGAGGTCCGCCCGGGCGACGCGGGCCTGCGGGTCGCTCAGGCTGTAGGTGTCGGTTCCACACCTGGCAGCGAACAAGGGCAGGTCAGGCAGCGGCGTGAGCAGCCGCTCGTCCAGACGGGCTGGCAGCGTGAGTTGGACCAATGAGTTCTTGACGGCCACGGCCACGCCCACCGGCGTCCCGGAACTCTGGTCGTCTCCCTTCCCACTCACGTGCGCCTGAACGGTGGTGCCGGGCACCGTCCACGGTCTCCGCTGCTCACCTGTCCACGCCGATTCGTCCAGCCTGAACGTGAGGACGAATGGCGGGGGAGTCGGCGCCCCCCCACCTCCTGCCTCGGCTGGCCCCAGCACTAAGGCGGTCAGCATCACCGCCCACCTCCTGCCTCGGCCGGCTCCCTGCGTCCTGTGTGTTGCCCACCCCGCGTCTCTGTGCATCAGTGCCCTCCCGTGTGCGCCGCCCGTGACCGGTCCTGCCACCCAGGCCAGGGAGACGGAGGCGTCCTTACCGTACGGCACTGACGTCGCCCCTGTGCGTCGCGGGACTCGGCCCGCCACTCCCCCTGCTGGGTAGACACTCTCGGTCAGTCGGCGGCCTGCGACGCGCTGCCCGGCCGGAGAGGTAGGTCCGCGAGTCCCTCGACGCGCACGGTGACGGCGCGGCCCCGCCGCGTGACCTGCCCCCGCACGATGAGTGCCCGGGCGTCGCGCAGCAGGATCCGGTGGGCGTCCCACAGGTCCGGGCTGATGATCGCTTGCACGCGGCCGGTCGCGTCCTCCAGTACGTAGAACGCGAAGCCGTTGGCGGTGGGGGGCCGCTGCCGCGCCGTGATGACCCCGGCCGCCCAGACGGTCGCGCCGTGCCGCAAACTGGCCAGGGTCTCGCAGCCCAGGTCGCGGAGTCGGGCGCGGTGCGCGTCCAGGGGGTGGCGTCCGGTCGGGGTCGTGCCGGTCAGATCTGTGTCCAGCGCGGCCTGCACGTCGAGCGGCAGCTCCGGCATCTCCGGCGGGATGACCTGCGGTGCGAGCAGCGCCCGCGTCCCTGCTGCCCGGGCGTGGGCGACCGTCTGGAGCACGAAGTACGCCTCACGCCGGTTGCGGTGCCGGTCGACCGCGTCGAAGGCGCCCGCCTTCACCAGGGCGTCCAGCGCGTCCCGGTTCAGTTCGACCCGGTCGTAGAAGTCCTCGGCGCCCAGGAATTTGCCGTTCGTCAGGCGTTCCCGCACGATCTGCCGCGCCGCGTCCGCACCGACGCCCTTCACGGCAGTCAGGGGGACCCGGACCAGCTGCGCCGTTTCGGCCCGGTACGACACACCTGAGCGGTTCACGCACGCGCCGGAGAGCCGAACCCCCCGCCGCGCGGCTTCTCCGGCGATGGTGCTGGCGGGCCACATGCCGGGCGCCTCGGTCAGGAACGCCGCGAAGTACGCGGCCGGGTGGTGACGGCGCAGGTAGGCACTCGCGTAACTGTGCTGCGCGAACGCGTGCGCGTGGGACTCCGCAAAGCCGTAGCCCCGGAAGGCGGCACACTGCTCGAACACCGCCTCCGCCTCCCAGGGAAAGGCCCCGACGGTCGCGGCTGCGCCGTCCAGAAAGGACTGACGAAGGGCCGCCCGTTCGTCCTCGTCCTCCACCTTGCTCAGGCGACTCCGGAAGCGGTCCGCGGCCGGCCAGTCCATCCCGGCGTACTGCACGGCGAGGCGCAGGATCTGCTCCTGAAACATCAACGTCCCGTGCGTGGCGGCCAGGATGGAGTTCAGGGGCTCAGGCATCTCTGGGACGGGTTCCTCGCCCCGGGCGCGTCGGACGTACGGGTGCACGGTGCCACTTTGAATGGGTCCAGGGCGGATCAAGGCGATCTGGTGGGCGAGTTGCGTCATGTCCTTCGGTTGCAGTCGGGCCGTCATCTGCACCTGCGCCGGGGACTCGATCTGAAACAGGGCCATGGTGTCCCCGGCGCTGATCTCCCGCCAGACGCCGGGGTCATCCGGCAGCTGGCCGTACTCGACCCACTCGCCGGTCAGCCGCAGCACCTCCTCGCGGGCGCGCTCGAGGGCCGCGAGCATCCGCAGGCCCAGGAGATCGAGTTTGATCAGCCCGAGGCGCTCGACGTCGTCCTTGTTGAACGTCAGCATGCGGATCCCGCCACTGGACCGCGTGAGCGGACTGAAGTGGGTCAGGGCCTCACTGCTGAGCACCACGCCCCCGGAGTGCGGCGCCAGATGCCGAGTGAACCGGGCTTCGACCTGTTCGAGCAGCGTCAGGAGGGCCTGCTTGACCGGCGCGTCCCCCAGGACCTCCGTGAAGACCGCTTCCGCGTCCCGCGCCTGGTGGGGCC comes from Deinococcus sedimenti and encodes:
- a CDS encoding replication initiator protein A; its protein translation is MARKATSAAPTRTDQHRVTPRPASDLSRFEEANVARLGLISVQERIPDTYSSWTVEFHVDGRPARLTCDAVPKYGGVPHGLDGDIATAIIDLYAEAGTAADGTVRTTAYQILRRAGLDTSGRYYQSLLQTLFRLRTTTYTASEAWRDHGRGHWTTATFNYLSELEFTSDDEATELSSGSVLKIRLAEPIVRSIRAQYTKPLDLEFLTSLERPQTRAVYRLLDARRYDPVAPGTVQGSFTVNIIEWAEACKIVDRRSNKIRATLQGAHEELMHRGYLQDVTYEGRGRTQTITYQFVPLNVDVSSPLLESLRTYRVSVPVAQKLITDFGETRVEARLRKFEALLAGGYRARSRSALLVDVIRDEHGKYPDTPDAAPAVARREPAAPTYMPTLEEVASEDGSLEERVEAAMKTLQFLLRERLSVSEYALLRLALILGRLESAQVTREATRAKVEHTLDEFAIGLLDALQHVRLAEA
- the dnaE gene encoding DNA polymerase III subunit alpha: MTTPRTLTALLACQSFFSEGRSTVSPRRLVQTAKAAGFTAVGLADWCSVAGAVELCDEAQAQGLQAVTGVTLPVLFPSPPRASTPTQMFPVVLLARTRAGYTTLCELITAVNLSHPDGLPLDVLREAGGGVQEHLVCLTGGRAGFPTALGEQRDLARAATYLRLLRAIFPSALYVQLFHGQAPNERRRLDYLRGLARDLDLPVVAAPEVSMATPDEYPLLDALTCARLGIDVQTPHAERPRNTARHVGTPDSWAALLPFGDALLNAQTLTRSCAFQLLPERLSVPEPTVRPFQTAQEALEERIFRDLPARYRPDQRAAALERVRAELATVTELDLAGFFLTAAEVTDYCRAHGILAAGRGSAAGSVLCFVLGITLSDPLAHHLLFERFLHTGRTSMPDVDIDIASSRRDQVLAWVEERWGLTGTGEAMVANRVTYRLKSALQDLGRALGLPPELRDRLSRSLGRDYGHLRPHQARDAEAVFTEVLGDAPVKQALLTLLEQVEARFTRHLAPHSGGVVLSSEALTHFSPLTRSSGGIRMLTFNKDDVERLGLIKLDLLGLRMLAALERAREEVLRLTGEWVEYGQLPDDPGVWREISAGDTMALFQIESPAQVQMTARLQPKDMTQLAHQIALIRPGPIQSGTVHPYVRRARGEEPVPEMPEPLNSILAATHGTLMFQEQILRLAVQYAGMDWPAADRFRSRLSKVEDEDERAALRQSFLDGAAATVGAFPWEAEAVFEQCAAFRGYGFAESHAHAFAQHSYASAYLRRHHPAAYFAAFLTEAPGMWPASTIAGEAARRGVRLSGACVNRSGVSYRAETAQLVRVPLTAVKGVGADAARQIVRERLTNGKFLGAEDFYDRVELNRDALDALVKAGAFDAVDRHRNRREAYFVLQTVAHARAAGTRALLAPQVIPPEMPELPLDVQAALDTDLTGTTPTGRHPLDAHRARLRDLGCETLASLRHGATVWAAGVITARQRPPTANGFAFYVLEDATGRVQAIISPDLWDAHRILLRDARALIVRGQVTRRGRAVTVRVEGLADLPLRPGSASQAAD